Proteins encoded in a region of the Tepidibacillus fermentans genome:
- a CDS encoding RHS repeat-associated core domain-containing protein — MVILLITNSVLPGMTKKAEAATPEAFLNPFLEEWLPQPGQPPGYSQGFASLFNNQSTDGNSAIPSLLNDSHFAQSPEPPVLEEPVEIPKGNAFVQRDDFILPSYGFPVTIQRLYHSSQKNRLSPFGYGWTFPYNHYIQMFDEFHITEFKSDGTKVNYTYHKEDESLLVDEYDGDPAIYYPLDKGYYTAEGSTKSSLKRISKDEYRVTQPHGTTYVFKGYYAPWRTNADPVAGKLIAVEDRNGNRVNLSYDSQGRLVEIKSPDGRTVTFEYAGQLITSMTDPLGRVTTYTYENNELRKVTHPDGTTESYSYDNEHRLLSVTDSQTGTKQFSYTGDRVSKVTHEGDLLYRYEYGDHQVTVYDGLGHSTAYFYNEDYNITKKVDALGNIYTYSFDEQKRLTNVSGPLETISIQYNEFHHITVEKSSLGEESNITYDSNLQLPMIIKDGEGRVWKRTYDAKGNLISVEYPLGQKEEFRYDSRGLVTESKDLNNKITRYSYDAYGQLKTVTNPLGQTISYTYDQVGRLKSVTMPNGSVTTYTYDNGDRLVSITDAKNQSIRYEYDANGRLVKAKLPNGAVYEYRYNSKGQVIRKKEPNGATTSYTYNVKGQLTDIQGPLGATVSYTYDPLGRLKSQSGSFMNDETFEYDALDRLVKHVTPFGTWTYQYNSKDKLEKRFLNGKLYTAYTYDANGFPKNVTNAKGETYTYSYDKMGHLLSIRDPKGAETSYQYDDFGNVIEIKDPLGRVTRYEYNELQQLTKMTDPEGNTTTFSYDALGQVTKVIDPLGQETSYQYDKIGQLIKETDPQGHSITYTYNSLGLVTAIVNPLKAAYSFAYDEVGNLLKVTDALGNASTFSYDALGRMTKYVNEEGHETKYEYNLSDRSVKVIEPGGATSVYRFNERFLLESAIDPKGHITSWTYDELGRMTSVKDAEGFITQYTYDALDRMVEIVDPKGQKVQYGYDAAGNVASIIEPNGAKTEFQYNLAGELIKEIDPLKGKTEYSYTANGLLKSVKNALGEITSYQYDALQRLTKITDPLGHITKISYDEVGNIREIIDPEGFVTKMSYDAVGNMTALMDARGHTWNYKYDLNNQLREIINPHQQKISFTYNKVGNVDSFKDERGFVTKFHYDEAGRLVKVTDPLGYTVSYGYDKAGNMIKMTNQQNHTSTFVYDKMNRLIQEINPKGDTTTYTYDEVGNVKSIKDAEGRITSYEYDSVGNLTKVKDALGNQTTYLYDQLGQMTKMIDAKGNQTEWVYDAIGQVIKEINALGEVHQYVYDKVGNLVQEIDPKGQTIQYAYNKRQELTSIDLGDEKLTYSYDAAGNMIKASSPATTEIYEYDALNRLTALTNTKLNKTTRFTYDAAGNRTQIQDPEDRIIRYEYNGRNEITKLIDPDENETSFTYNGAGQIATISRANGIKTTYQYDENSQLTSVKHQGKTFLTSFHYTYDKVGNRLTQVEEDGAKTVYKYDALNRLTEVTYPKEKIEAIRNTVYTPPNEKKGTKKDQSKDGEEEDSEESSFVANFVSYIFGENSQKATETIKGQEEKEADQETNVPKERKAKSEDKTTSKEEEKTFFGKIVEKAKAVLTKVINFFKEIWKEIVSFFNTIAEAKEVSDEHNRNNGKPDEARQNQEESTKQEANTSNKPNNNEKEKKEKQAERYHGVGKGPKDWNQFYEEGPTTFDETPDYVKKPVRTVTYKYDEVGNRIEQSEDGKVTKYRYNELNELVQAGDEYYYYDANGNLIEKETKEGTIKYEYTTDNRLKGVYYPDGSQVEYEYDALRRKAVRDQEYYDASLIGNGRGKGLENAINRGKGEKNGLKKKLGKALYQETTQYLYDGVNVFKEYGENGQPLAQYYIGADQVIARKMFGFHGRKQEGYEGNIRTRGGLLYYHEDALGNIMDVTDRIGEPIMKYRYDAFGNLFTQMAAPYNVVGFTGKSYDAKAGLIDFAARWYSPNEGRFVSEDTFTGWMDIPQSLNRYVYVNNNPLAFIDPTGRQAESSNWTGQILKRGDEGPFVSDLQTMLKNVGFSPGPIDGNFGPLTEGAVIDFQRYVHITVDGIAGPQTYGELVKYGGLGGSTGGESGRQEVTPPPPTKEEIIAMRSSYFRSVAGVRQPYDVQNNVTVQSRYIYHQSTPSRYGFDLKAGYFLKKLPKWKKFRLPSSSFKRQAGSMALDFIPVVGNIKSGIEAIIGRDLVTGRKLSVTDRLMAGVGIFTGGGGKTAFKGLKFGFKFAKTPKLGISRKGNAGLLKLDLQFFASKGKGKVNRKLYQKEKVTSNTKQITEYRRVIRKSNLEVEKRKFLGKDYIEVSPGKWRSRDGSRQFRAKPNDIHGRHGNIGPHVHFEFLNGNMEVIKNVHIRLR; from the coding sequence ATGGTTATTCTGCTCATCACAAATTCTGTTTTGCCTGGAATGACCAAAAAAGCTGAAGCGGCTACGCCTGAAGCATTTTTAAATCCTTTTCTAGAAGAATGGCTTCCGCAGCCTGGACAGCCGCCGGGGTATTCCCAAGGATTTGCTTCGTTATTTAATAACCAATCTACAGATGGCAACTCAGCTATCCCAAGTTTATTAAACGACAGTCACTTTGCCCAATCACCGGAACCACCTGTATTGGAGGAACCTGTAGAGATTCCAAAAGGGAATGCATTTGTTCAAAGAGATGACTTTATACTCCCTTCTTATGGGTTTCCAGTGACAATCCAGCGATTATATCATTCGAGCCAAAAGAATCGCTTGTCACCTTTCGGTTATGGCTGGACATTTCCTTATAATCACTACATACAAATGTTTGATGAGTTTCATATCACGGAATTTAAATCAGATGGAACAAAGGTGAATTATACGTATCACAAAGAAGACGAAAGTTTATTAGTGGATGAGTATGATGGCGATCCGGCGATTTATTATCCGCTTGATAAAGGCTATTACACTGCGGAAGGATCCACCAAGTCATCCCTAAAACGAATTTCGAAAGATGAATATCGCGTAACACAACCCCATGGAACCACTTATGTTTTTAAAGGGTATTATGCACCTTGGCGAACCAACGCAGACCCTGTAGCCGGAAAATTAATCGCCGTTGAGGACCGCAATGGAAATCGCGTGAACTTGAGCTACGATTCCCAAGGCCGATTGGTTGAAATAAAAAGTCCCGATGGACGTACCGTTACATTCGAATATGCCGGTCAGCTCATCACATCTATGACCGATCCACTTGGCCGTGTAACAACGTATACCTATGAAAACAATGAACTGCGAAAAGTCACGCATCCTGATGGAACGACGGAATCGTATTCATATGACAACGAGCATCGCCTTCTGTCAGTGACAGATTCTCAAACTGGCACTAAGCAGTTTTCTTATACAGGAGATCGCGTGTCCAAAGTGACACATGAGGGCGATTTACTATACAGATATGAGTACGGAGATCATCAAGTAACGGTTTACGACGGATTAGGACATTCAACGGCTTATTTTTACAACGAAGACTACAATATAACGAAAAAAGTAGATGCTCTTGGAAACATATACACATATTCATTTGACGAACAAAAGCGCTTGACCAATGTTTCGGGACCGCTTGAAACGATATCCATTCAATATAACGAGTTTCATCATATTACAGTGGAAAAGTCATCGTTAGGAGAAGAATCGAATATTACCTATGACTCCAATCTTCAATTGCCTATGATCATTAAAGACGGAGAAGGACGGGTATGGAAGCGGACATACGATGCGAAAGGAAATTTAATATCTGTTGAATATCCGTTAGGGCAAAAAGAAGAATTCAGATATGATTCGCGAGGACTTGTGACGGAGTCTAAAGACTTGAACAACAAAATCACACGCTATTCGTATGATGCATATGGACAGCTCAAAACGGTCACTAACCCATTAGGCCAAACGATTTCATACACCTATGACCAAGTCGGCCGCTTAAAAAGTGTGACGATGCCAAACGGCTCCGTTACGACTTATACGTATGATAACGGTGACCGTCTTGTTTCGATAACAGACGCCAAAAACCAATCGATTCGTTATGAATATGATGCAAACGGCAGGCTGGTAAAGGCCAAGCTGCCGAATGGAGCGGTTTATGAGTATCGATATAATTCGAAAGGGCAAGTCATTCGCAAGAAGGAGCCGAATGGCGCAACGACCTCCTACACTTACAATGTCAAAGGTCAACTAACAGACATTCAAGGGCCGTTGGGAGCAACCGTTTCCTATACGTATGATCCGTTAGGAAGGTTGAAAAGTCAATCGGGCTCATTCATGAACGATGAAACATTTGAATACGATGCATTGGATCGTCTTGTCAAACATGTGACGCCATTTGGAACATGGACATATCAATACAATAGCAAGGACAAGCTTGAAAAACGGTTCTTAAACGGAAAGCTTTATACGGCTTACACGTATGATGCCAATGGATTTCCGAAGAACGTTACGAATGCTAAAGGAGAAACCTATACGTATTCTTACGACAAGATGGGCCACTTATTGAGTATTCGTGATCCGAAAGGGGCTGAAACAAGCTATCAGTACGATGATTTTGGAAATGTCATCGAAATAAAAGACCCACTTGGAAGAGTAACCCGTTATGAGTATAACGAACTACAGCAACTGACAAAAATGACAGATCCAGAAGGTAACACGACCACTTTCTCTTACGATGCGCTAGGTCAAGTGACCAAGGTAATCGATCCCCTTGGTCAAGAAACGTCTTATCAATACGATAAGATAGGCCAGCTTATTAAAGAAACGGATCCACAAGGTCATTCAATCACCTATACGTATAATTCACTTGGACTCGTTACGGCGATCGTCAATCCGTTAAAAGCCGCCTATTCATTTGCTTATGATGAAGTGGGAAATCTCCTGAAAGTGACGGATGCGCTAGGAAATGCATCCACATTTTCTTACGATGCTTTAGGCCGGATGACGAAGTATGTGAATGAAGAAGGACATGAAACCAAGTATGAATACAACTTATCTGATCGAAGCGTTAAGGTGATAGAGCCTGGTGGGGCAACTTCTGTTTACCGATTTAACGAAAGGTTTTTACTTGAGTCGGCGATCGATCCAAAAGGACACATCACCTCTTGGACCTATGATGAGCTGGGAAGAATGACTTCTGTCAAGGATGCGGAAGGATTTATCACACAATATACGTATGATGCACTTGACCGGATGGTTGAAATCGTCGATCCGAAAGGACAAAAAGTCCAATATGGCTATGATGCCGCCGGAAATGTTGCGTCGATCATAGAGCCAAACGGGGCTAAAACAGAATTCCAATATAACCTAGCAGGGGAGTTAATAAAGGAAATTGATCCTCTAAAAGGGAAAACGGAATATTCCTACACAGCAAATGGCTTATTGAAATCTGTGAAAAATGCGCTTGGGGAGATAACGAGCTATCAATATGATGCGCTGCAAAGGCTGACGAAGATAACGGATCCGCTTGGCCATATCACTAAAATCTCGTACGATGAGGTTGGAAATATTCGTGAAATCATCGACCCCGAGGGGTTTGTGACAAAGATGTCCTATGACGCTGTCGGCAACATGACGGCACTGATGGATGCTCGCGGCCATACATGGAACTACAAGTATGATTTAAATAACCAATTACGTGAGATAATCAATCCGCATCAACAAAAGATCAGCTTTACCTATAACAAGGTCGGAAACGTTGATTCTTTTAAGGACGAACGAGGCTTTGTGACAAAGTTTCACTATGATGAAGCGGGGAGATTGGTAAAAGTAACGGATCCATTAGGATATACCGTTTCTTATGGCTATGACAAAGCCGGAAACATGATTAAAATGACCAATCAACAAAATCATACGTCAACATTTGTTTATGACAAAATGAACCGTTTAATCCAAGAAATCAATCCAAAAGGGGATACAACTACCTATACGTATGACGAAGTAGGGAATGTTAAGAGCATTAAGGATGCGGAAGGCCGTATTACAAGCTATGAGTATGATTCGGTTGGGAACTTGACAAAAGTCAAAGATGCTTTAGGAAATCAAACCACTTATTTATATGACCAACTTGGACAAATGACAAAAATGATCGATGCCAAAGGGAATCAAACGGAATGGGTTTATGATGCCATTGGTCAAGTCATTAAGGAAATCAATGCCCTTGGCGAAGTGCACCAATACGTGTATGACAAAGTTGGAAACCTCGTGCAAGAAATCGATCCGAAAGGACAGACGATTCAATATGCATACAACAAGCGCCAAGAGTTGACCAGTATCGATTTAGGCGACGAGAAACTAACTTATTCATATGATGCGGCTGGGAATATGATCAAAGCATCAAGCCCGGCTACGACGGAAATCTATGAATATGATGCGTTAAATCGCTTAACCGCATTGACGAATACGAAGTTGAATAAAACAACAAGATTTACATATGATGCCGCTGGCAACCGCACACAAATCCAAGATCCGGAAGATCGAATCATTCGATATGAATATAATGGTCGCAATGAAATCACCAAGCTCATTGATCCAGACGAGAATGAGACATCGTTTACTTATAACGGTGCGGGACAAATCGCCACCATCTCCCGTGCCAATGGCATCAAGACAACCTATCAATACGACGAAAACAGTCAACTAACATCTGTCAAACATCAAGGAAAAACATTCCTTACATCGTTTCATTACACGTATGATAAAGTTGGCAACCGTCTCACTCAGGTAGAAGAGGACGGAGCGAAGACCGTATACAAATATGACGCGCTGAATCGTTTAACGGAAGTAACCTACCCGAAAGAAAAAATCGAAGCAATTCGAAATACCGTTTATACACCGCCTAACGAGAAAAAAGGGACAAAGAAAGATCAATCAAAAGACGGTGAAGAGGAAGACTCCGAAGAATCTTCATTTGTCGCCAATTTTGTCAGCTATATCTTTGGAGAAAATAGCCAAAAGGCGACAGAAACAATAAAAGGACAAGAAGAAAAAGAAGCGGATCAAGAAACTAACGTTCCAAAAGAGAGAAAAGCAAAGAGCGAAGACAAAACTACATCAAAAGAAGAAGAAAAAACGTTCTTCGGTAAAATCGTAGAAAAAGCAAAAGCCGTCCTTACGAAGGTGATCAATTTCTTTAAAGAAATTTGGAAAGAAATCGTAAGCTTCTTTAACACCATCGCAGAAGCGAAAGAGGTTTCAGATGAACATAACCGTAACAACGGAAAACCAGACGAAGCAAGACAGAATCAAGAGGAATCAACGAAGCAAGAAGCGAACACGTCGAACAAACCGAATAATAACGAAAAAGAGAAGAAAGAAAAACAAGCGGAGCGTTATCACGGAGTTGGCAAAGGACCAAAGGATTGGAATCAATTTTATGAAGAGGGCCCAACCACCTTCGACGAAACGCCAGACTACGTCAAAAAGCCCGTCCGCACGGTAACATACAAATACGACGAAGTCGGCAACCGGATTGAACAGTCAGAAGACGGAAAAGTAACGAAATATCGCTATAATGAACTGAATGAACTTGTTCAAGCAGGAGACGAATACTATTATTATGATGCGAATGGCAACCTTATTGAAAAAGAAACAAAAGAAGGTACTATCAAATATGAATATACGACAGATAACCGTCTAAAAGGAGTATATTATCCAGACGGTTCCCAAGTGGAATACGAGTATGATGCTTTACGAAGAAAAGCCGTAAGGGATCAAGAATATTATGATGCTTCCCTCATCGGCAACGGCCGAGGAAAGGGACTGGAAAATGCCATAAATCGCGGCAAAGGAGAAAAGAACGGTCTCAAGAAAAAGCTCGGCAAAGCCCTTTATCAAGAAACGACCCAATATTTATACGATGGTGTCAATGTCTTTAAAGAATACGGCGAAAACGGCCAGCCATTAGCCCAATATTACATTGGGGCCGATCAAGTGATCGCCCGGAAAATGTTCGGATTCCACGGTCGCAAACAAGAAGGCTACGAAGGCAACATACGTACACGGGGTGGGTTGTTATATTACCATGAAGACGCGTTAGGGAATATCATGGATGTCACCGACCGCATTGGCGAACCGATCATGAAATATCGCTATGATGCCTTCGGCAACCTGTTTACACAGATGGCAGCCCCATACAATGTAGTTGGATTTACAGGCAAATCCTATGACGCAAAAGCAGGACTCATTGACTTTGCGGCAAGATGGTACAGTCCAAATGAAGGGCGCTTTGTATCAGAGGATACATTTACAGGTTGGATGGATATCCCGCAAAGCTTAAACCGATATGTGTATGTTAATAATAATCCACTTGCATTCATTGACCCGACAGGGCGACAAGCAGAATCAAGCAATTGGACAGGACAAATATTAAAACGTGGTGATGAAGGACCGTTTGTTTCGGACCTACAAACCATGTTGAAGAACGTTGGATTTTCTCCAGGCCCCATTGACGGAAACTTTGGTCCGCTAACCGAAGGGGCAGTCATCGACTTTCAAAGATATGTCCATATCACGGTGGATGGCATCGCAGGACCTCAAACCTATGGGGAATTAGTAAAATATGGGGGCCTTGGAGGGAGTACAGGAGGCGAAAGTGGTCGTCAAGAAGTGACGCCACCCCCTCCGACAAAAGAAGAAATCATCGCCATGAGAAGCAGCTATTTTCGATCGGTAGCCGGTGTAAGACAGCCATATGATGTTCAAAATAACGTTACCGTCCAAAGCCGGTATATTTATCATCAATCAACGCCATCAAGGTATGGATTTGACCTTAAAGCAGGATACTTTTTGAAAAAACTGCCGAAATGGAAAAAGTTCCGACTGCCATCATCATCCTTTAAACGGCAAGCAGGATCGATGGCCCTTGACTTCATCCCTGTAGTCGGCAATATTAAAAGTGGAATAGAGGCGATTATTGGCCGGGACTTAGTAACAGGACGGAAGCTATCCGTCACCGATCGGCTGATGGCGGGAGTAGGGATTTTTACCGGCGGTGGAGGAAAAACAGCCTTTAAAGGTTTAAAATTTGGATTTAAATTTGCCAAGACACCAAAGTTAGGGATTAGTAGAAAGGGTAATGCGGGTCTATTAAAATTAGACTTACAGTTCTTTGCTTCTAAGGGTAAGGGTAAAGTTAATAGAAAGCTTTACCAAAAAGAGAAGGTTACCAGCAATACAAAACAAATCACTGAATATCGTAGAGTTATTAGGAAATCAAATTTAGAAGTTGAAAAAAGGAAATTTCTCGGTAAAGATTATATTGAAGTGTCTCCTGGTAAGTGGAGAAGTCGAGATGGTTCACGGCAATTTAGAGCTAAACCTAATGATATCCACGGAAGGCACGGAAATATTGGTCCCCATGTACACTTTGAATTTTTAAATGGTAATATGGAAGTTATAAAGAATGTTCATATTAGGTTAAGGTGA
- the feoB gene encoding ferrous iron transport protein B, protein MAVYALVGNPNAGKTSLFNLLTGTRQHVGNWPGVTVEKKVGVAKYDESIQIVDLPGIYSISPFSIEEKVASQFLMEEDIDKLINIVDASNLERNLYFTLQLLELGKPMVMSLNMIDVAKTYGIQIDVKLLEERLGIPVVPMMARKGKGYDELIQAFDQAEDPPNFQLDYGAEIEWGIHTIEQLIHDLPQFRYHNLRWIALQLLEENSVVEGYIEDKKVWDHILAIRENLAAKLNTSVAQVIREKRFLWINQMLQDVMTIDENKQITWTERIDAVVTHKYLGIPLFFLFMFLTFQATFSWIGTPLQDLLDGFINGPFSHTVKQLLISIHAEEWLIRFIVDGIIAGVGGVLVFVPQIFVLFFIISFLEDSGYMARAAFVMDKAMAKIGLNGKAFIPMIIGFGCNVPGIMAARTMEQEKERLITILLSPFMSCSARLAVYALFTSIFFRQYQSIVVFSLYVLGIILAILLGLIFKRFLLKQEESLFVLELPPYRVPMVRSLLLNTWDKGKNFIKKAGTVIFSMAVVLWLLANFSFQGMVENMSDSFLALFGKVLAPIFAPLGFGTWQSAVALISGFMAKEIVVSTMSIVYGTGGTISDLSGVIQSIFTPVTAYAFMVFVLLYTPCMATLVVMKKETGSWKWPLFSIGYSFTIAWMLAFIVNQIGHLLI, encoded by the coding sequence ATGGCGGTTTATGCATTAGTTGGTAACCCGAATGCAGGGAAGACATCTCTGTTTAATTTATTAACAGGAACAAGACAGCATGTTGGGAATTGGCCAGGAGTTACCGTTGAAAAAAAAGTAGGTGTAGCAAAATACGACGAATCGATTCAAATCGTTGATTTACCTGGTATTTATAGTATTTCTCCCTTTTCCATTGAAGAAAAAGTAGCGAGTCAATTTTTGATGGAAGAAGACATCGATAAATTAATTAATATTGTGGATGCTTCTAATTTAGAACGGAATCTTTATTTTACTTTGCAACTATTAGAGCTAGGCAAACCTATGGTCATGTCATTAAACATGATTGATGTGGCCAAAACATATGGGATTCAAATCGATGTGAAATTACTAGAAGAACGATTAGGAATCCCAGTTGTCCCCATGATGGCAAGAAAAGGAAAAGGTTATGATGAATTAATTCAAGCATTTGATCAAGCAGAGGATCCGCCTAATTTTCAATTGGATTATGGAGCAGAGATTGAATGGGGAATTCATACCATTGAACAGTTGATACACGACTTACCACAATTTCGATATCACAATCTTCGTTGGATTGCCTTACAACTCCTTGAAGAAAACTCTGTAGTAGAAGGATATATTGAAGATAAAAAGGTATGGGATCATATTTTAGCAATTCGTGAAAATCTTGCTGCAAAATTAAATACTTCTGTGGCCCAAGTGATCCGGGAAAAGCGTTTCCTTTGGATTAACCAAATGTTACAAGATGTGATGACGATTGATGAGAATAAGCAGATTACATGGACAGAAAGAATTGATGCCGTTGTAACCCATAAATATTTAGGCATTCCGTTATTTTTCTTATTTATGTTTTTAACGTTCCAGGCTACGTTTTCTTGGATCGGGACACCGCTACAAGATCTATTGGATGGTTTTATTAATGGGCCATTCTCCCATACAGTAAAACAATTACTCATCTCTATTCATGCGGAAGAGTGGTTAATTCGTTTCATCGTAGATGGAATTATTGCAGGTGTTGGTGGAGTATTAGTTTTCGTCCCGCAAATCTTTGTCCTATTTTTCATTATTTCTTTCTTAGAAGACTCGGGTTATATGGCGAGAGCTGCTTTTGTGATGGATAAAGCGATGGCGAAAATCGGCTTAAATGGGAAAGCTTTCATTCCGATGATCATTGGTTTTGGTTGTAATGTTCCAGGAATTATGGCCGCAAGGACAATGGAACAAGAAAAGGAACGATTAATTACGATCTTATTAAGTCCATTTATGTCTTGCTCTGCTCGGTTAGCCGTTTATGCATTATTTACTTCGATCTTCTTTAGACAGTATCAAAGCATCGTTGTTTTCTCTTTATATGTGTTGGGAATTATTTTAGCGATCTTATTAGGACTCATTTTTAAACGATTTTTATTGAAACAAGAAGAAAGTTTATTTGTGCTTGAATTACCACCTTACCGTGTTCCAATGGTTAGAAGCTTGCTTTTAAATACTTGGGATAAAGGAAAAAACTTCATTAAAAAAGCTGGAACTGTGATTTTTAGCATGGCTGTCGTTTTATGGTTATTAGCAAACTTTTCCTTCCAAGGAATGGTTGAAAATATGAGTGATAGTTTTTTAGCGTTGTTTGGTAAGGTTCTAGCACCGATTTTTGCTCCTTTAGGATTTGGAACATGGCAATCTGCTGTTGCATTAATTAGCGGTTTTATGGCGAAAGAAATTGTTGTATCCACCATGTCAATCGTTTATGGAACAGGGGGAACCATCAGCGATTTATCTGGAGTGATTCAGAGTATTTTTACACCAGTTACTGCTTATGCCTTTATGGTATTCGTTCTTTTATATACACCATGTATGGCAACGTTAGTGGTGATGAAAAAAGAAACGGGTTCATGGAAATGGCCATTATTTTCAATCGGATATAGTTTCACGATCGCTTGGATGTTGGCTTTCATTGTCAATCAAATCGGACATTTACTAATATAA
- a CDS encoding FeoB-associated Cys-rich membrane protein, translating into MILSYLILGLMVSYSGWTLYRSFRNLKAGKSCDNCTGCSLKGACPVQQLKANQAALILDQNS; encoded by the coding sequence ATGATTCTTTCCTATCTCATTTTAGGTTTAATGGTCAGTTACAGTGGATGGACATTGTATCGATCCTTTCGTAACCTAAAAGCAGGGAAAAGTTGCGACAACTGTACAGGATGTTCTTTAAAAGGGGCATGCCCTGTACAACAGTTAAAGGCAAATCAAGCAGCGTTAATATTGGATCAAAACTCATGA
- a CDS encoding dicarboxylate/amino acid:cation symporter: protein MKLTGKILLALGLGALFGLGLNLFAPHVFPSVDQYLLTPLGKIFLNLINMLVVPIVFFSITLGTAGIGDPKKLGRIGSKTLIYFISTTAIAIIIGLALALTIQPGAGWQFSAEQANFKPKEAPPIMETLLNIIPKNPIQSMANGDMLPLIFFSVFIGIGIAALGKKARTFHAFVEQGNEIMMYLVTLMMKFAPYGTFGLIASAIGKQGFTAIRAMGLYMSVVILALFIHTIATYGSMILFIAKRNPIDFFKGFFPAMAVAFSTSSSGATLPVSMKTAQENLKVPEPISSFVQPLGATINMDGTAIMQGVATVFIAQVYGVDLTFSQIITVVLTATLASIGTASVPGVGLVMLTMVLKSVGLPVEGIGLILGVDRLLDMLRTAVNATGDAACAVVITKTEEKYHPEWNQEEESVPYRETEELIG from the coding sequence ATGAAATTAACAGGAAAAATTTTATTGGCATTAGGATTAGGTGCATTGTTTGGTTTAGGATTAAATCTTTTTGCACCACATGTATTCCCATCAGTTGATCAATATCTTCTTACCCCACTAGGCAAAATCTTTCTTAATCTCATTAATATGTTAGTGGTACCCATCGTCTTTTTCTCTATTACCCTTGGAACAGCTGGAATTGGTGATCCTAAAAAATTAGGAAGAATTGGAAGTAAAACATTAATTTACTTTATCTCCACAACAGCAATTGCGATCATCATTGGTTTAGCTTTAGCACTTACCATTCAACCTGGAGCAGGCTGGCAATTTTCTGCTGAACAAGCTAATTTTAAACCAAAAGAAGCCCCACCTATTATGGAAACGTTGCTCAATATCATCCCAAAAAACCCCATTCAATCCATGGCAAATGGAGATATGTTACCTTTAATTTTCTTCTCAGTTTTCATTGGTATCGGAATCGCAGCCCTAGGAAAAAAAGCGCGAACTTTCCACGCTTTTGTTGAACAAGGAAATGAAATTATGATGTATTTAGTTACTCTCATGATGAAGTTTGCCCCATATGGTACGTTTGGTTTAATTGCCTCGGCAATTGGTAAACAAGGGTTTACTGCGATCCGTGCAATGGGATTGTACATGTCGGTTGTGATTCTTGCTTTATTCATCCATACGATTGCAACCTATGGTTCCATGATCTTATTCATTGCAAAAAGAAATCCGATCGACTTTTTCAAAGGATTCTTTCCAGCAATGGCCGTTGCTTTTAGTACATCAAGTAGTGGTGCAACACTACCGGTATCAATGAAAACAGCACAAGAAAATTTAAAGGTACCTGAACCCATTAGCAGTTTCGTTCAACCACTGGGTGCCACCATTAACATGGATGGTACTGCAATTATGCAAGGTGTGGCTACTGTCTTTATCGCCCAAGTTTACGGTGTTGATTTAACCTTTAGTCAAATCATCACTGTTGTTTTAACGGCGACACTTGCAAGTATTGGAACAGCTTCCGTTCCAGGTGTAGGCTTGGTTATGTTAACGATGGTGTTAAAATCGGTTGGTTTACCTGTTGAAGGAATTGGCTTAATCCTAGGTGTTGATCGACTCCTTGATATGCTTCGTACAGCAGTGAATGCAACTGGTGATGCGGCTTGTGCTGTGGTAATCACAAAGACAGAAGAAAAATATCATCCTGAATGGAATCAAGAGGAAGAATCGGTACCATATAGAGAAACTGAAGAACTCATAGGATAA
- a CDS encoding FeoA family protein produces the protein MKVTLAQCRVGEKVRVKSLRMSERKQKRLMDMGLLPGTTLEITRFAPFGDPLAVKLRGFQMSFRKQEAEGIIVEFVK, from the coding sequence ATGAAGGTTACTCTTGCTCAATGTCGAGTTGGAGAAAAAGTTCGTGTCAAATCTTTGAGAATGAGTGAACGCAAACAAAAACGATTGATGGACATGGGATTATTACCTGGAACTACATTAGAAATTACCAGATTTGCTCCTTTTGGTGATCCTCTAGCAGTCAAATTAAGGGGATTCCAAATGAGTTTTCGTAAACAAGAGGCAGAAGGGATTATCGTTGAGTTTGTGAAATAG